One Brassica napus cultivar Da-Ae chromosome C4, Da-Ae, whole genome shotgun sequence genomic region harbors:
- the LOC106394079 gene encoding protein SHOOT GRAVITROPISM 6 isoform X1: MASSSLGSSIPAPEAVQLLVSSLADDSSVVREASMASLRDIASLNPLLVLDCCYAVSRGGRRRFGNMAGVFQVMAFSVGALEIGESDEAFMGKLAKIATAEIISSKELNADWQRQASGLLVSIGTHFPDLMMEELFLHLSGPASASPAMVQILADFASSDALQFTPRLKDVLSRVLPILGNVRDVHRPIFANAFKCWSQAVWLYITDLTSDSPLDSDVMSFLNSVFELLLRVWTTSRDHKVRVSTVEALGQMVGLITRTQLKSALPRLIPAILELYKKDHDDALLATCSLYNLLNASLLSESGPPLLEFEDLTIVLSTLLPVISINSENKRHSGSSVGRKAYNEVQRCFLTVGLVYPEDLFTFLLNKCKLKEDHLTFGALCVLKHLLPRLLEAWHSKRPLLIEAARSLLDEQSLAVRKALSELIVVMASHCYLVGPSGELFVEYLVRHSAIGEIDNLKAKGEPISPTQLRAVCGKGLLLLTVTIPEMEYILWPFLLKMIVPKVYTGAVATVCRCISELCRRRSSTTPMLIECKARADIPSPEELFTRLVVLLHNPLAKEQLATQILTVLNYLSPLFPKNISMFWQDEIPKMKAYVFDTEDLKLDPSYQENWDDMIINFLAESLDVTHDADWVISLGNAFAKQYNLYTPDDDHAALLHRCMGILLQKVNDRAYVRDKIDWMYEQADISIPANRLGLAKAMGLVAASHLDTVLEKLKVILDNVGQSIFQRILSLFSESYKTEDSDDIHAALALMYGYAAKYAPSSVIEARIDALVGTNMLSRLLHVRQQTAKQAVITAIDLLGRAVINASESGATFPLKRRDMMLDYVLTLMGRDENEGFAESSLELLHTQALALNACTTLVSVEPKLTVETRNRVMKATLGFFALPNDPSDVIGPLIDNLVSLLCAILLTSGEDGRSRAEQLLHLLRQLDQYVSSPVDYQRKRGCMAVHEMLLKFRKLCVAGYCALGCSGDCPHRKYVDRSMQGNFSTLPSVFLFPDREVLCLGDRVITYLPRCADTNSEVRKISAQILDQFFSISLSLPKAALSSGLDSEKSYKALSSLEDVIAILKSDASIDPSEVFNRIVSSICALLTVDELVAALHSCTPAICDKIRQSAEGAIQAVTEFVSRRGSQLNDNDISRTTQSLLSAAVHITEKSLRVEAIGAISALAENTQSSIVFSEVLATAGKDIVTKDITRMRGGWPMQDAFYAFSQHTELSVSFMEHLISVLNRSSLVKADSHKDSHKGDNTSSSSETHVEDELLQAAIFALTAFFRGGGKTGKKAVEKSYSSVVGALTLQLGSCHGLASAGQQDPLRVLLTSFQAFCECVGDLEMGKILARSGEQREKEKWVDLIGDIAGCISIKRPKEVQHICIILTKALNRPQRFQREAAAAALSEFIRYSGDFSSVMEEMVEALCRHVSDDSPTVRRLCLRGLVQMPSACMNHYTTQVIGVILALLDDLDESVQLTAVSCLLMVTESASNDAVEPILLNLSVRLRNLQISMDPKMRANAFAAFGALSKYATGGQREGFVEQIHSTLPRLVVHLHDDDPSIRQACRVTLKQFAPLMDIQNDSTLFDSRAFGSDHRNDYENFVRELSRHLVHESERVDTYMASTIQAFDAPWPVIQANAIHFSTTMLSLSEDQHMFSHYYPQVFETLVNKMTRSQDSVVRAACSSAFGLLLRSTKSTLWRGARLDRTDSGRKSNDPESAKK, from the exons ATGGCTTCTTCAAGTCTCGGGAGCTCAATCCCCGCGCCAG AGGCTGTTCAGCTTCTGGTGTCTTCTCTAGCTGATGATTCCTCTGTGGTGAGAGAAGCTTCCATGGCTTCATTGAGAGACATTGCCTCACT GAATCCGCTTCTGGTGCTAGATTGTTGCTATGCTGTGTCACGTGGAGGAAGAAGG CGGTTTGGTAACATGGCTGGGGTTTTTCAAGTGATGGCATTCAGTGTTGGTGCGTTGGAGATAGGGGAGAGTGATGAAGCTTTCATGGGGAAGCTTGCTAAGATTGCTACAGCTGAGATTATATCTTCCAag GAACTAAATGCTGATTGGCAAAGGCAAGCGTCAGGGCTCCTTGTCTCAATTGGAACACATTTTCCTGATCTT ATGATGGAAGAATTATTTCTTCATCTGTCTGGTCCGGCTTCAGCTTCGCCTGCTATGGTTCAAATTCTTGCTGATTTTGCCTCTTCTGATG ctTTGCAGTTCACTCCACGCCTTAAAGATGTACTTTCAAGGGTGTTGCCTATTCTTGGGAATGTTCGAGATGTACACCGACCAATATTTGCAAATG CATTTAAGTGCTGGTCTCAGGCAGTGTGGCTATACATCACCGATCTTACCTCAGATTCTCCTCTTGACAGCGATGTCAT GTCTTTTCTAAATTCAGTTTTTGAGCTGTTGTTGAGAGTTTGGACAACTTCCCGAGATCATAAG GTACGAGTATCTACTGTAGAGGCTCTGGGTCAGATGGTCGGTCTTATCACGCGGACACAACTGAAGTCAGCATTACCAAGGCTTATTCCAGCAATACTTGAATT GTATAAGAAAGATCATGACGATGCTCTTTTGGCGACATGTAGTCTTTACAACCTATTAAATGCCTCATTACTTTCTGAATCTGGTCCTCCGCTGCTTGAGTTCGAG GACCTTACAATTGTTCTGTCGACACTTCTTCCTGTGATCAGTATAAATAGTGAAAACAAAAGGCACTCAGGTAGTTCAGTGGGACGAAAG GCATACAATGAAGTGCAGCGGTGTTTTCTGACTGTTGGCTTGGTTTACCCCGAGGATTTGTTTACATTTCTTCTTAAT AAATGCAAGTTGAAAGAAGACCATTTGACTTTTGGTGCCCTCTGTGTCTTGAAACATCTGCTTCCGAG GTTACTTGAAGCTTGGCACTCAAAACGGCCTCTTTTGATTGAGGCTGCAAGGTCTTTGTTAGATGAGCAAAGTTTAGCTGTTCGAAAAGCTCTTTCAGAG TTGATCGTGGTCATGGCTTCACATTGCTATCTGGTCGGTCCATCTGGGGAATTATTTGTTGAATACCTTGTACGCCATTCTGCAATAGGAGAGATTGATAATCTGAAG GCAAAAGGGGAGCCAATTAGTCCAACACAGCTAAGAGCAGTTTGTGGAAAAGGTCTTCTGCTCTTGACCGTTACAATTCCAGAGATGGAG TACATTCTTTGGCCTTTCCTACTGAAAATGATTGTCCCTAAGGTTTACACTGGCGCTGTTGCAACA GTCTGTAGATGCATATCTGAATTGTGTCGTCGTAGATCTTCAACCACCCCCATGTTGATTGAGTGTAAAGCTCGTGCTGATATTCCAAGCCCCGAG GAGTTATTTACCCGTTTGGTGGTTCTTTTACACAACCCTCTGGCAAAAGAGCAGTTAGCAACCCAAATTTTGACG GTCCTTAACTATTTGTCCCCTCTTTTTCCAAAGAACATAAGCATGTTTTGGCAAGATGAG ATTCCAAAAATGAAGGCGTATGTCTTTGACACGGAGGATCTGAAGCTTGATCCATCTTACCAGGAAAACTGGGATGACATGATAATCAAT TTTTTAGCAGAATCACTGGATGTCACTCACGATGCTGACTGGGTTATATCTCTTGGAAATGCTTTTGCAAAACAATACAATCTTTATACTCCGGATGATGACCATGCAGCACTTCTACACCG gtgtatgggaatacttCTCCAGAAAGTTAATGATAGAGCATATGTTCGTGACAAGATTGACTGGATGTACGAACAGGCTGACATTTCTATACCTGCAAATAGACTTGGTTTAGCGAAGGCCATGGGGCTG GTCGCTGCTTCTCATTTGGACACTGTACTGGAAAAGCTCAAAGTCATTTTGGATAATGTTGGGCAGAGTATTTTTCAAAG GATCTTATCTCTCTTCTCTGAGAGCTATAAAACAGAAGACAGTGATGATATACATGCTGCTTTGGCTTTGATGTATGGATATGCTGCGAAATATGCTCCTTCATCGGTTATTGAGGCCAGAATAGATGCACTTGTC GGCACGAATATGCTTTCACGGCTTCTTCATGTGCGGCAGCAAACAGCAAAACAAGCTGTTATAACTGCTATTGATTTGTTAG GTCGTGCTGTCATAAATGCTTCCGAGAGTGGTGCTACATTTCCATTGaaaagaagagatatgatgcTTGATTATGTATTGACTTTGATGGGTCGAGATGAAAATGAAGGTTTTGCAGAATCTAGTCTTGAACTTTTACACACTCAG GCACTTGCTCTAAATGCCTGCACAACCCTGGTCTCTGTTGAACCGAAGCTGACCGTTGAAACCCGAAATCGAGTCATGAAG GCTACGTTGGGATTCTTTGCTTTGCCCAATGATCCATCAGATGTCATAGGTCCCCTTATAGACAATCTTGTGTCTCTTTTGTGTGCCATCCTCCTGACAAG TGGAGAGGATGGCAGAAGTCGAGCTGAGCAGCTTCTGCATCTGCTTAGACAGCTTGATCAATATGTTTCTTCACCCGTTGACTACCAAAGAAAAAGAGGTTGTATGGCAGTTCATGAGATGCTTCTGAAGTTTCGTAAGCTTTGCGTTGCTGGCTACTGTGCTCTTGGTTGTTCTGGGGATTGCCCACACAGAAAGTATGTAGACCGCAGTATGCAGGGGAATTTTTCAACTCTTCCAT CGGTATTTTTATTTCCTGACCGCGAGGTATTGTGTTTGGGAGATAGAGTCATAACCTATCTGCCACGCTGTGCTGACACAAATTCTGAAGTTCGGAAAATTTCTGCACAG ATTCTTGACCAGTTCTTCAGCATTTCCCTTTCCCTTCCAAAAGCAGCACTCTCAAGTGGGTTGGATTCTGAAAAATCTTATAAAGCCTTGTCTTCCCTTGAGGATGTCATTGCTATTTTGAAAAGT GATGCCTCTATTGATCCATCGGAAGTTTTTAACAGAATCGTCTCATCCATTTGTGCTCTTTTAACGGTGGATGAG CTCGTAGCAGCCTTGCACAGTTGCACTCCGGCCATCTGTGACAAAATCAGGCAATCTGCGGAGGGAGCCATTCAAGCGGTTACTGAGTTTGTTTCAAGAAGAGGGAGTCAGCTTAATGACAATGATATTTCAAG GACGACTCAGTCCTTGCTCTCGGCAGCAGTTCATATAACTGAGAAGAGTTTACGTGTTGAAGCTATTGGAGCG ATTTCTGCATTGGCCGAGAACACACAATCATCGATAGTGTTTAGTGAAGTGTTGGCTACTGCTGGAAAGGACATCGTGACAAAGGACATAACTAGGATGCGTGGTGGCTGGCCAATGCAAGATGCATTTTAT GCTTTCTCTCAACATACAGAGCTTTCAgtttctttcatggaacacttGATATCTGTTCTCAATCGTAGTTCTTTAGTTAAAGCTGATTCACATAAGGATTCACATAAGGGAGATAATACAAGCTCTTCTTCTGAAACACATGTAGAAGATGAGTTACTTCAAGCTGCCATTTTTGCTCTCACTGCCTTTTTTAG AGGTGGCGGAAAAACTGGAAAGAAAGCTGTTGAGAAAAGCTACTCTTCTGTCGTTGGAGCACTTACTCTTCAACTGGGAAGCTGTCATGGACTTGCAAGCGCTGGCCAGCAAGATCCATTACG GGTACTTCTGACTTCCTTCCAGGCTTTCTGTGAGTGTGTTGGTGATTTAGAGATGGGCAAG ATTTTGGCTCGTAGTGGAGagcaaagagaaaaagaaaagtggGTTGATCTTATTGGCGATATTGCTGGATGCATTTCAATTAAGAGACCAAAGGAG GTTCAACATATTTGCATAATTTTAACGAAAGCACTAAACCGTCCACAAAGATTCCAAAGGGAAGCTGCTGCCGCTGCATTGTCAGAGTTCATACGCTACag TGGTGATTTTAGTTCTGTGATGGAGGAGATGGTCGAAGCACTCTGCCGACATGTGTCAGATGATTCTCCGACTGTAAGGCGCCTTTGTCTGAGAGGATTAGTGCAG ATGCCATCTGCTTGTATGAACCACTACACAACTCAAGTTATTGGTGTAATATTAGCGTTACTCGATGATTTGGATGAATCAGTCCAACTAACTGCTGTGTCATGCTTATTGATG gtCACAGAGTCAGCATCTAATGATGCTGTTGAACCTATCTTGTTGAATTTATCTGTTCGGCTTCGTAACCTTCAG ATTAGCATGGACCCGAAGATGAGAGCCAACGCATTTGCAGCTTTTGGAGCGTTAAGTAAATATGCTACTGGAGGGCAACGGGAGGGATTTGTTGAGCAG ATTCATTCCACACTTCCCCGCTTGGTAGTACACCTCCATGACGACGACCCTAGCATTAGGCAGGCTTGTCGG GTAACCCTCAAGCAGTTTGCTCCACTCATGGACATACAAAATGATTCTACTCTGTTTGATTCACGTGCTTTTGGTTCTGACCATAG aaatgACTATGAAAACTTCGTAAGGGAACTCTCTAGGCACTTGGTTCATGAGTCGGAAAGAGTTGACACTTACATGGCCTCAACCATCCAG GCTTTTGATGCACCTTGGCCAGTAATTCAAGCAAACGCAATACACTTCTCCACCACCATGTTATCACTTTCAGAGGATCAGCATATGTTCTCTCACTACTATCCACAG GTGTTTGAAACGCTGGTTAACAAGATGACCCGGTCACAAGATTCAGTTGTGAGAGCGGCATGCTCATCAGCCTTTGGTTTGCTGCTACGATCAACCAAGTCAACATTGTGGAGAGGAGCTCGACTTGATCGGACTGACTCAGGTAGAAAATCCAATGATCCCGAGTCTGCTAAGAAATAA
- the LOC106394079 gene encoding protein SHOOT GRAVITROPISM 6 isoform X2: MFTPRLKDVLSRVLPILGNVRDVHRPIFANAFKCWSQAVWLYITDLTSDSPLDSDVMSFLNSVFELLLRVWTTSRDHKVRVSTVEALGQMVGLITRTQLKSALPRLIPAILELYKKDHDDALLATCSLYNLLNASLLSESGPPLLEFEDLTIVLSTLLPVISINSENKRHSGSSVGRKAYNEVQRCFLTVGLVYPEDLFTFLLNKCKLKEDHLTFGALCVLKHLLPRLLEAWHSKRPLLIEAARSLLDEQSLAVRKALSELIVVMASHCYLVGPSGELFVEYLVRHSAIGEIDNLKAKGEPISPTQLRAVCGKGLLLLTVTIPEMEYILWPFLLKMIVPKVYTGAVATVCRCISELCRRRSSTTPMLIECKARADIPSPEELFTRLVVLLHNPLAKEQLATQILTVLNYLSPLFPKNISMFWQDEIPKMKAYVFDTEDLKLDPSYQENWDDMIINFLAESLDVTHDADWVISLGNAFAKQYNLYTPDDDHAALLHRCMGILLQKVNDRAYVRDKIDWMYEQADISIPANRLGLAKAMGLVAASHLDTVLEKLKVILDNVGQSIFQRILSLFSESYKTEDSDDIHAALALMYGYAAKYAPSSVIEARIDALVGTNMLSRLLHVRQQTAKQAVITAIDLLGRAVINASESGATFPLKRRDMMLDYVLTLMGRDENEGFAESSLELLHTQALALNACTTLVSVEPKLTVETRNRVMKATLGFFALPNDPSDVIGPLIDNLVSLLCAILLTSGEDGRSRAEQLLHLLRQLDQYVSSPVDYQRKRGCMAVHEMLLKFRKLCVAGYCALGCSGDCPHRKYVDRSMQGNFSTLPSVFLFPDREVLCLGDRVITYLPRCADTNSEVRKISAQILDQFFSISLSLPKAALSSGLDSEKSYKALSSLEDVIAILKSDASIDPSEVFNRIVSSICALLTVDELVAALHSCTPAICDKIRQSAEGAIQAVTEFVSRRGSQLNDNDISRTTQSLLSAAVHITEKSLRVEAIGAISALAENTQSSIVFSEVLATAGKDIVTKDITRMRGGWPMQDAFYAFSQHTELSVSFMEHLISVLNRSSLVKADSHKDSHKGDNTSSSSETHVEDELLQAAIFALTAFFRGGGKTGKKAVEKSYSSVVGALTLQLGSCHGLASAGQQDPLRVLLTSFQAFCECVGDLEMGKILARSGEQREKEKWVDLIGDIAGCISIKRPKEVQHICIILTKALNRPQRFQREAAAAALSEFIRYSGDFSSVMEEMVEALCRHVSDDSPTVRRLCLRGLVQMPSACMNHYTTQVIGVILALLDDLDESVQLTAVSCLLMVTESASNDAVEPILLNLSVRLRNLQISMDPKMRANAFAAFGALSKYATGGQREGFVEQIHSTLPRLVVHLHDDDPSIRQACRVTLKQFAPLMDIQNDSTLFDSRAFGSDHRNDYENFVRELSRHLVHESERVDTYMASTIQAFDAPWPVIQANAIHFSTTMLSLSEDQHMFSHYYPQVFETLVNKMTRSQDSVVRAACSSAFGLLLRSTKSTLWRGARLDRTDSGRKSNDPESAKK; the protein is encoded by the exons ATG TTCACTCCACGCCTTAAAGATGTACTTTCAAGGGTGTTGCCTATTCTTGGGAATGTTCGAGATGTACACCGACCAATATTTGCAAATG CATTTAAGTGCTGGTCTCAGGCAGTGTGGCTATACATCACCGATCTTACCTCAGATTCTCCTCTTGACAGCGATGTCAT GTCTTTTCTAAATTCAGTTTTTGAGCTGTTGTTGAGAGTTTGGACAACTTCCCGAGATCATAAG GTACGAGTATCTACTGTAGAGGCTCTGGGTCAGATGGTCGGTCTTATCACGCGGACACAACTGAAGTCAGCATTACCAAGGCTTATTCCAGCAATACTTGAATT GTATAAGAAAGATCATGACGATGCTCTTTTGGCGACATGTAGTCTTTACAACCTATTAAATGCCTCATTACTTTCTGAATCTGGTCCTCCGCTGCTTGAGTTCGAG GACCTTACAATTGTTCTGTCGACACTTCTTCCTGTGATCAGTATAAATAGTGAAAACAAAAGGCACTCAGGTAGTTCAGTGGGACGAAAG GCATACAATGAAGTGCAGCGGTGTTTTCTGACTGTTGGCTTGGTTTACCCCGAGGATTTGTTTACATTTCTTCTTAAT AAATGCAAGTTGAAAGAAGACCATTTGACTTTTGGTGCCCTCTGTGTCTTGAAACATCTGCTTCCGAG GTTACTTGAAGCTTGGCACTCAAAACGGCCTCTTTTGATTGAGGCTGCAAGGTCTTTGTTAGATGAGCAAAGTTTAGCTGTTCGAAAAGCTCTTTCAGAG TTGATCGTGGTCATGGCTTCACATTGCTATCTGGTCGGTCCATCTGGGGAATTATTTGTTGAATACCTTGTACGCCATTCTGCAATAGGAGAGATTGATAATCTGAAG GCAAAAGGGGAGCCAATTAGTCCAACACAGCTAAGAGCAGTTTGTGGAAAAGGTCTTCTGCTCTTGACCGTTACAATTCCAGAGATGGAG TACATTCTTTGGCCTTTCCTACTGAAAATGATTGTCCCTAAGGTTTACACTGGCGCTGTTGCAACA GTCTGTAGATGCATATCTGAATTGTGTCGTCGTAGATCTTCAACCACCCCCATGTTGATTGAGTGTAAAGCTCGTGCTGATATTCCAAGCCCCGAG GAGTTATTTACCCGTTTGGTGGTTCTTTTACACAACCCTCTGGCAAAAGAGCAGTTAGCAACCCAAATTTTGACG GTCCTTAACTATTTGTCCCCTCTTTTTCCAAAGAACATAAGCATGTTTTGGCAAGATGAG ATTCCAAAAATGAAGGCGTATGTCTTTGACACGGAGGATCTGAAGCTTGATCCATCTTACCAGGAAAACTGGGATGACATGATAATCAAT TTTTTAGCAGAATCACTGGATGTCACTCACGATGCTGACTGGGTTATATCTCTTGGAAATGCTTTTGCAAAACAATACAATCTTTATACTCCGGATGATGACCATGCAGCACTTCTACACCG gtgtatgggaatacttCTCCAGAAAGTTAATGATAGAGCATATGTTCGTGACAAGATTGACTGGATGTACGAACAGGCTGACATTTCTATACCTGCAAATAGACTTGGTTTAGCGAAGGCCATGGGGCTG GTCGCTGCTTCTCATTTGGACACTGTACTGGAAAAGCTCAAAGTCATTTTGGATAATGTTGGGCAGAGTATTTTTCAAAG GATCTTATCTCTCTTCTCTGAGAGCTATAAAACAGAAGACAGTGATGATATACATGCTGCTTTGGCTTTGATGTATGGATATGCTGCGAAATATGCTCCTTCATCGGTTATTGAGGCCAGAATAGATGCACTTGTC GGCACGAATATGCTTTCACGGCTTCTTCATGTGCGGCAGCAAACAGCAAAACAAGCTGTTATAACTGCTATTGATTTGTTAG GTCGTGCTGTCATAAATGCTTCCGAGAGTGGTGCTACATTTCCATTGaaaagaagagatatgatgcTTGATTATGTATTGACTTTGATGGGTCGAGATGAAAATGAAGGTTTTGCAGAATCTAGTCTTGAACTTTTACACACTCAG GCACTTGCTCTAAATGCCTGCACAACCCTGGTCTCTGTTGAACCGAAGCTGACCGTTGAAACCCGAAATCGAGTCATGAAG GCTACGTTGGGATTCTTTGCTTTGCCCAATGATCCATCAGATGTCATAGGTCCCCTTATAGACAATCTTGTGTCTCTTTTGTGTGCCATCCTCCTGACAAG TGGAGAGGATGGCAGAAGTCGAGCTGAGCAGCTTCTGCATCTGCTTAGACAGCTTGATCAATATGTTTCTTCACCCGTTGACTACCAAAGAAAAAGAGGTTGTATGGCAGTTCATGAGATGCTTCTGAAGTTTCGTAAGCTTTGCGTTGCTGGCTACTGTGCTCTTGGTTGTTCTGGGGATTGCCCACACAGAAAGTATGTAGACCGCAGTATGCAGGGGAATTTTTCAACTCTTCCAT CGGTATTTTTATTTCCTGACCGCGAGGTATTGTGTTTGGGAGATAGAGTCATAACCTATCTGCCACGCTGTGCTGACACAAATTCTGAAGTTCGGAAAATTTCTGCACAG ATTCTTGACCAGTTCTTCAGCATTTCCCTTTCCCTTCCAAAAGCAGCACTCTCAAGTGGGTTGGATTCTGAAAAATCTTATAAAGCCTTGTCTTCCCTTGAGGATGTCATTGCTATTTTGAAAAGT GATGCCTCTATTGATCCATCGGAAGTTTTTAACAGAATCGTCTCATCCATTTGTGCTCTTTTAACGGTGGATGAG CTCGTAGCAGCCTTGCACAGTTGCACTCCGGCCATCTGTGACAAAATCAGGCAATCTGCGGAGGGAGCCATTCAAGCGGTTACTGAGTTTGTTTCAAGAAGAGGGAGTCAGCTTAATGACAATGATATTTCAAG GACGACTCAGTCCTTGCTCTCGGCAGCAGTTCATATAACTGAGAAGAGTTTACGTGTTGAAGCTATTGGAGCG ATTTCTGCATTGGCCGAGAACACACAATCATCGATAGTGTTTAGTGAAGTGTTGGCTACTGCTGGAAAGGACATCGTGACAAAGGACATAACTAGGATGCGTGGTGGCTGGCCAATGCAAGATGCATTTTAT GCTTTCTCTCAACATACAGAGCTTTCAgtttctttcatggaacacttGATATCTGTTCTCAATCGTAGTTCTTTAGTTAAAGCTGATTCACATAAGGATTCACATAAGGGAGATAATACAAGCTCTTCTTCTGAAACACATGTAGAAGATGAGTTACTTCAAGCTGCCATTTTTGCTCTCACTGCCTTTTTTAG AGGTGGCGGAAAAACTGGAAAGAAAGCTGTTGAGAAAAGCTACTCTTCTGTCGTTGGAGCACTTACTCTTCAACTGGGAAGCTGTCATGGACTTGCAAGCGCTGGCCAGCAAGATCCATTACG GGTACTTCTGACTTCCTTCCAGGCTTTCTGTGAGTGTGTTGGTGATTTAGAGATGGGCAAG ATTTTGGCTCGTAGTGGAGagcaaagagaaaaagaaaagtggGTTGATCTTATTGGCGATATTGCTGGATGCATTTCAATTAAGAGACCAAAGGAG GTTCAACATATTTGCATAATTTTAACGAAAGCACTAAACCGTCCACAAAGATTCCAAAGGGAAGCTGCTGCCGCTGCATTGTCAGAGTTCATACGCTACag TGGTGATTTTAGTTCTGTGATGGAGGAGATGGTCGAAGCACTCTGCCGACATGTGTCAGATGATTCTCCGACTGTAAGGCGCCTTTGTCTGAGAGGATTAGTGCAG ATGCCATCTGCTTGTATGAACCACTACACAACTCAAGTTATTGGTGTAATATTAGCGTTACTCGATGATTTGGATGAATCAGTCCAACTAACTGCTGTGTCATGCTTATTGATG gtCACAGAGTCAGCATCTAATGATGCTGTTGAACCTATCTTGTTGAATTTATCTGTTCGGCTTCGTAACCTTCAG ATTAGCATGGACCCGAAGATGAGAGCCAACGCATTTGCAGCTTTTGGAGCGTTAAGTAAATATGCTACTGGAGGGCAACGGGAGGGATTTGTTGAGCAG ATTCATTCCACACTTCCCCGCTTGGTAGTACACCTCCATGACGACGACCCTAGCATTAGGCAGGCTTGTCGG GTAACCCTCAAGCAGTTTGCTCCACTCATGGACATACAAAATGATTCTACTCTGTTTGATTCACGTGCTTTTGGTTCTGACCATAG aaatgACTATGAAAACTTCGTAAGGGAACTCTCTAGGCACTTGGTTCATGAGTCGGAAAGAGTTGACACTTACATGGCCTCAACCATCCAG GCTTTTGATGCACCTTGGCCAGTAATTCAAGCAAACGCAATACACTTCTCCACCACCATGTTATCACTTTCAGAGGATCAGCATATGTTCTCTCACTACTATCCACAG GTGTTTGAAACGCTGGTTAACAAGATGACCCGGTCACAAGATTCAGTTGTGAGAGCGGCATGCTCATCAGCCTTTGGTTTGCTGCTACGATCAACCAAGTCAACATTGTGGAGAGGAGCTCGACTTGATCGGACTGACTCAGGTAGAAAATCCAATGATCCCGAGTCTGCTAAGAAATAA